A single Defluviitalea saccharophila DNA region contains:
- the rbr gene encoding rubrerythrin: MKSLKGTKTAENLLKSFAGESQARNRYTYYASIAKKEGYVQISNIFTETADNEKEHAKRFFKFLSADPELNGTALQITADYPIALGNTLENLKSAAAGENEEWTDLYPAFANVADEEGFPEIAAVYRKIADAEKRHETRFGKLAANIENGTVFKKDEVVLWKCNNCGYIHEGMEAPKLCPACAHPQAHFEVFVETY, from the coding sequence ATGAAGTCACTAAAGGGAACAAAAACAGCTGAAAATCTACTCAAATCTTTTGCAGGTGAGTCTCAAGCAAGAAACCGTTATACATATTATGCATCCATCGCAAAAAAAGAAGGGTATGTACAAATTTCAAACATATTTACTGAGACTGCCGATAACGAAAAAGAACATGCAAAAAGATTTTTCAAATTTTTAAGTGCTGATCCTGAATTAAATGGAACCGCTCTTCAAATTACTGCAGATTATCCTATTGCTTTAGGAAACACCTTAGAAAACCTTAAATCTGCTGCAGCTGGAGAAAACGAAGAATGGACCGATCTTTATCCTGCTTTTGCAAATGTAGCTGATGAAGAAGGCTTCCCAGAAATAGCTGCTGTATATAGAAAAATCGCAGATGCTGAAAAAAGACATGAAACCAGATTTGGCAAATTAGCTGCGAATATTGAAAACGGTACTGTATTCAAGAAAGATGAAGTGGTTTTATGGAAATGTAATAACTGCGGATATATCCATGAAGGAATGGAAGCTCCAAAACTTTGCCCAGCTTGTGCTCATCCTCAAGCTCACTTTGAAGTATTTGTTGAAACGTATTAA
- a CDS encoding asparaginase — MKKVAVIFTGGTISMKADERLKAAIPALSGEEILAKVTGIEKMAYIEPLVYGNYPGPHITPEMMLELSKITKDFIDRPDIAGVIITHGTDSLEETAYFLDLILHEKKPVVITGAMRNSSELGYDGPANLAASICTVCSSESMNKGVLVVMNNQVNSADEITKTHTLALDTFQSMDFGPLGIVDQDRVIYYRNRKARQHIMTDTIETRIALIKAGVGMDSSFIKYSVDSGMKGIVLEGMGRGNVPPQMVEGIQYAISKNIPVVLVSRCPKGRVLDSYGYPGGGKELRDMGVILGDNMSGQKARIKLMLILGVTNDMNEVKSLFEKGLYSTI, encoded by the coding sequence TTGAAAAAAGTAGCTGTAATTTTTACTGGTGGAACAATATCAATGAAAGCGGATGAGAGATTAAAGGCAGCCATTCCTGCTCTATCCGGTGAAGAAATCCTGGCAAAGGTTACTGGTATTGAAAAAATGGCTTATATTGAGCCATTGGTTTATGGGAATTATCCGGGACCCCATATCACCCCGGAAATGATGCTGGAGTTATCAAAGATTACGAAAGATTTTATAGATCGTCCTGATATTGCAGGCGTTATCATTACCCACGGTACAGACAGTTTAGAAGAAACTGCTTATTTTTTGGACTTGATTTTGCATGAGAAAAAACCTGTGGTCATCACCGGTGCAATGCGAAACAGCTCTGAGCTTGGATATGATGGACCAGCTAATTTGGCGGCTTCCATTTGTACGGTGTGCTCCAGTGAGTCCATGAATAAAGGGGTATTGGTTGTCATGAATAACCAAGTAAATTCAGCGGATGAGATCACAAAAACCCATACCTTGGCATTAGATACCTTTCAAAGTATGGACTTTGGTCCCTTAGGCATAGTGGATCAGGACAGGGTGATTTATTATAGAAACAGAAAAGCCAGACAACATATTATGACCGATACCATTGAAACCAGGATTGCACTTATAAAAGCAGGAGTTGGAATGGACTCATCCTTTATAAAATATAGCGTTGATTCAGGAATGAAAGGAATTGTTCTTGAAGGCATGGGACGGGGCAATGTACCTCCTCAAATGGTAGAAGGCATACAATATGCTATTTCTAAGAATATTCCAGTGGTTTTGGTTTCCAGATGTCCGAAAGGCAGAGTATTGGATTCATACGGTTATCCCGGAGGAGGAAAAGAGCTAAGAGACATGGGTGTGATCCTTGGAGATAATATGTCGGGACAAAAGGCAAGAATAAAGCTCATGCTTATTTTAGGAGTCACTAACGATATGAACGAGGTAAAAAGTTTATTTGAAAAAGGATTATACAGCACAATATAA
- a CDS encoding GntR family transcriptional regulator, which translates to MHLTMNPISNIGDSIYFGLRKQIIELNLKPGEPLVIKEIAQKLEVSRSPVRDSIIKLSKEGLVDILAQRGTYVSKIDLKRVEEEQFIRSSLEEKAILLFMKQYNEYSIIQLENLIEMQITSLKNQDYTSFLDYDDAFHSIFFKTAERDMSWNLIESISGHYRRLRLITLWDLETSEEVIRQHRQIIQYIKEKNVDMILQSTHQHFTRIVSQTDYIVEKYPTYFKQKSDENFLSKNFGQYV; encoded by the coding sequence ATGCATTTAACAATGAATCCCATTTCGAATATAGGAGACAGCATCTATTTTGGCTTGAGAAAACAAATTATTGAACTGAATTTAAAGCCTGGAGAACCCCTGGTTATTAAGGAGATAGCTCAGAAGCTGGAAGTAAGCCGTTCCCCTGTTCGTGACAGCATTATAAAATTGAGTAAAGAAGGATTAGTTGATATTCTTGCTCAAAGAGGTACTTATGTATCTAAAATAGATTTAAAAAGAGTTGAAGAAGAGCAATTTATTAGAAGCAGTCTGGAAGAAAAAGCAATTTTATTATTCATGAAACAGTATAATGAGTATTCTATTATTCAATTAGAAAATCTAATTGAAATGCAAATAACAAGTTTAAAGAATCAAGATTATACTTCTTTTTTAGATTATGATGATGCGTTTCATTCGATCTTTTTTAAGACTGCTGAAAGAGATATGTCATGGAATTTAATTGAGAGTATTTCCGGCCATTATAGAAGATTACGACTCATTACATTGTGGGATCTAGAAACTTCAGAAGAGGTAATAAGGCAACATAGGCAGATTATACAGTATATAAAAGAGAAAAATGTTGATATGATACTTCAATCAACACACCAGCATTTTACCCGAATTGTATCTCAAACAGATTATATTGTTGAAAAATATCCAACCTATTTTAAACAAAAGTCGGATGAGAACTTTTTAAGTAAAAATTTCGGACAATATGTATAG